The following are encoded together in the Bradyrhizobium sp. CCGUVB1N3 genome:
- a CDS encoding FliH/SctL family protein — MAAPAKFLFDNDFSAPDRTREKAASAAEIAQKIAAAEARAYQAGFDAGQREAKAESDRRVALAMEEINISVRGIASGIGNIEARMETEAVDVAVAVARKLCADLIAAEPLGEIVALVKDCFSHLVATPHLVVRISDALYESARERIERLAKQSGFEGRLVILAEPEIATGDCRIEWADGGVVLERGAILGKIDELVGRYVASRKGN, encoded by the coding sequence ATGGCGGCGCCCGCGAAATTCCTGTTCGACAACGATTTCTCCGCGCCCGACCGGACGCGCGAGAAGGCTGCGAGCGCAGCCGAGATCGCGCAGAAGATCGCGGCCGCCGAGGCGCGCGCCTACCAGGCCGGCTTCGACGCCGGACAGCGCGAGGCCAAGGCCGAGAGCGACCGCCGCGTCGCGCTCGCCATGGAGGAGATCAACATCTCGGTGAGGGGCATCGCGTCGGGCATCGGCAATATCGAGGCCAGGATGGAGACCGAGGCGGTCGACGTCGCGGTCGCCGTGGCGCGCAAGCTGTGCGCCGACCTGATCGCCGCCGAGCCGCTCGGCGAGATCGTGGCGCTGGTCAAGGACTGCTTCTCGCACCTGGTCGCGACGCCGCACCTGGTCGTCCGCATCAGCGACGCGCTCTACGAGAGCGCGCGCGAGCGGATCGAGCGGCTCGCCAAGCAGAGCGGCTTCGAGGGCCGGCTGGTGATCCTGGCCGAGCCGGAGATTGCGACCGGCGACTGCCGGATCGAATGGGCCGATGGCGGCGTCGTGCTCGAGCGCGGCGCCATTCTCGGCAAGATCGACGAACTCGTCGGACGCTATGTCGCGTCCCGCAAGGGGAACTAA
- the fliN gene encoding flagellar motor switch protein FliN: protein MSDTDGQVPLPDLNGPMAPTGTDVGYNEDEYAARVAADLEAVFDVPVQVSAVLGRSKMDVGELLKLGPGTVLELDRRVGEAIDIYVNNRLVARGEVVLVEDKLGVTMTEIIRTERT from the coding sequence ATGAGCGACACTGACGGGCAGGTCCCGCTTCCCGATCTCAACGGCCCGATGGCGCCGACCGGCACCGATGTCGGCTACAACGAGGACGAATACGCGGCCCGCGTCGCTGCCGACCTCGAGGCCGTATTCGACGTGCCGGTGCAGGTCTCCGCCGTGCTCGGTCGCTCCAAGATGGATGTCGGAGAGCTGTTGAAGCTCGGTCCCGGCACCGTGCTCGAGCTCGACCGGCGCGTCGGCGAGGCCATCGACATCTACGTCAACAACCGCCTCGTCGCCCGCGGCGAGGTGGTGCTGGTCGAGGACAAGCTCGGCGTGACCATGACCGAAATCATCAGGACCGAACGCACTTGA
- a CDS encoding sigma-54-dependent Fis family transcriptional regulator, with protein MRLLIVGTLKGQLTTATKIAMENGATVTHAEDHEQAMRVLRGGKGADLLLVDVALDIRDLVMRLEAEHIHAPIVACGITNDARAAVAAIHAGAKEYIPLPPEPELIAAVLAAVANDSRELIYRDDAMARVVKLAQQIAGSDASVMITGESGTGKEVLARYVHTRSARAKRPFISINCAAIPEHLLESELFGHEKGAFTGAVARRIGKFEEATGGTLLLDEISEMDVRLQSKLLRAIQERVIDRVGGTKPVPVDIRIIATSNRNLAEAVREGTFREDLLFRLNVVNLKIPPLRERPADVLELAQHFVKKYAEANGVPLRPISAEARRVLSTNRWQGNVRELENTMHRAVLMAQGDEIGADAIITPDGDRLDVARTAPAVAHATMAAEQVTRALVGRTVADVERDLILETLKHCLGNRTHAANILGISIRTLRNKLNEYADGGIPIPPAGTPGEYPRMPAMGA; from the coding sequence ATGCGGCTTCTCATCGTTGGCACACTGAAGGGCCAGCTCACCACCGCCACCAAGATCGCGATGGAGAACGGCGCCACCGTGACCCACGCCGAGGACCACGAGCAGGCAATGCGCGTGCTGCGCGGCGGCAAGGGCGCCGACCTGCTGCTGGTCGACGTCGCCCTCGACATCCGCGACCTCGTGATGCGGCTGGAAGCCGAGCACATCCACGCTCCCATCGTCGCCTGCGGCATCACCAACGACGCCCGCGCCGCGGTCGCCGCGATCCACGCCGGCGCCAAGGAATACATCCCGCTGCCGCCGGAGCCGGAGCTGATCGCCGCCGTGCTCGCCGCCGTCGCCAACGACTCCCGCGAGCTCATCTATCGCGACGACGCCATGGCGCGCGTGGTCAAGCTCGCCCAGCAGATCGCGGGCTCGGACGCCTCGGTGATGATCACCGGCGAATCCGGCACCGGCAAGGAGGTGCTGGCGCGCTACGTCCATACGCGATCGGCACGTGCCAAACGCCCCTTCATCTCCATCAACTGCGCCGCGATCCCAGAGCATCTCCTCGAATCCGAGCTGTTCGGTCATGAGAAAGGCGCCTTCACCGGTGCCGTCGCCCGCCGCATCGGCAAGTTCGAGGAGGCGACCGGCGGCACGCTGCTGCTCGACGAAATCTCCGAGATGGATGTCCGCCTGCAGTCAAAACTGCTCCGCGCGATTCAGGAGCGCGTGATCGACCGCGTCGGCGGCACCAAGCCCGTCCCCGTCGACATCCGCATCATCGCGACCTCGAACCGCAATCTGGCCGAGGCCGTGCGCGAAGGTACGTTCCGCGAGGATCTGCTGTTCCGCCTCAACGTCGTGAACCTGAAGATCCCGCCGCTGCGCGAGCGTCCCGCCGACGTCCTCGAGCTCGCCCAGCATTTCGTGAAGAAATATGCCGAGGCCAACGGCGTGCCGCTGCGCCCCATTTCGGCGGAAGCACGCCGGGTGCTCTCGACCAACCGCTGGCAGGGCAACGTCCGCGAGCTCGAGAACACCATGCATCGCGCGGTGCTGATGGCGCAGGGCGACGAGATCGGCGCCGACGCCATCATCACGCCGGACGGCGACCGCCTCGATGTCGCCAGGACCGCGCCGGCGGTGGCACACGCCACGATGGCAGCCGAGCAGGTGACGCGGGCGCTGGTGGGACGCACCGTCGCCGATGTCGAGCGCGATTTGATCCTGGAGACGTTGAAGCACTGCCTCGGTAACCGGACCCATGCCGCCAACATTCTCGGCATCTCGATCCGCACCCTGCGCAACAAGCTCAACGAATATGCCGACGGCGGAATCCCGATCCCGCCGGCGGGCACGCCGGGCGAATATCCCCGCATGCCGGCGATGGGGGCGTGA
- a CDS encoding M20 family metallopeptidase — MSEAQITDWLASQKQAMIDLLRDAVNIDSGSYDKEGVDAVGARFERHFAEHGIPFRREGHGTFGDAIHAEVAKPGSNEKPILLMGHRDTVFGKGEAERRPFTILDGRAYGPGVADMKAGLVMNVFVATAFQKFGGSPHPIKVLITSDEEIASPSSRPVIEREGRSARAVYNSEPGRPTGNVVTSRKGGIFMHLAVTGKAAHSGANFAAGVSAIGELANKIVHIHALTDLSKGITLNVGLIAGGQSVNTTAPYAEGQIDLRYVEPRDRDAVMAAIEKIVVTSYVPGTSATLTIKGEFVPAVQSEASKTLFEGYQGAARDVGLTTLTGEFSGGCADSGFTAAVGTPTICGVGPVGGLAHTPEEYLELDSIVPRAQALALAILRS, encoded by the coding sequence ATGTCTGAGGCTCAAATCACCGATTGGCTGGCGTCGCAGAAGCAGGCGATGATCGACCTGTTGCGCGACGCCGTGAACATCGATTCCGGGTCCTATGACAAGGAAGGCGTCGATGCGGTCGGTGCGCGGTTCGAGCGGCATTTTGCCGAGCACGGCATTCCGTTCCGGCGCGAGGGCCATGGCACCTTTGGCGATGCGATCCATGCCGAAGTGGCCAAACCCGGCAGCAACGAAAAGCCGATCCTGCTGATGGGGCATCGCGACACGGTGTTCGGCAAAGGCGAGGCCGAACGACGCCCCTTTACGATTCTGGACGGCCGCGCCTATGGCCCGGGGGTCGCGGACATGAAGGCCGGCCTCGTCATGAACGTGTTCGTGGCCACGGCCTTTCAGAAATTCGGCGGCAGCCCTCACCCGATTAAGGTGCTGATCACCTCGGACGAGGAGATCGCCTCGCCCTCCTCGCGCCCGGTGATCGAGCGCGAGGGACGTTCCGCGCGCGCCGTCTACAATTCCGAGCCGGGGCGGCCGACCGGCAACGTGGTCACGAGCCGCAAGGGCGGCATCTTCATGCACCTTGCCGTCACCGGCAAGGCCGCGCATTCCGGCGCGAATTTTGCGGCCGGCGTGAGCGCGATCGGCGAGCTCGCGAACAAGATCGTCCATATCCATGCGCTGACCGATCTGTCCAAGGGGATCACCCTGAACGTCGGGCTGATCGCGGGCGGGCAGTCGGTCAATACGACGGCGCCTTACGCCGAGGGCCAGATCGATCTGCGCTATGTCGAGCCGAGAGATCGCGACGCGGTGATGGCCGCGATCGAGAAGATCGTCGTCACCTCCTACGTGCCGGGCACGAGCGCCACGCTGACGATCAAGGGCGAATTCGTGCCGGCGGTTCAGAGCGAGGCGTCGAAGACGCTGTTCGAGGGTTACCAGGGCGCCGCACGCGACGTCGGGCTGACCACGCTCACCGGCGAATTCTCCGGCGGCTGCGCCGATTCAGGCTTCACTGCCGCCGTCGGCACGCCGACGATCTGCGGCGTCGGCCCGGTCGGCGGGCTTGCACATACGCCGGAGGAATATCTCGAGCTCGACAGCATCGTCCCGCGCGCACAAGCGCTGGCGCTGGCGATCTTGCGGAGCTGA
- a CDS encoding flavin reductase family protein: protein MNVIARHIMTDTTIPSADFRGAMRHLTGGVSVITAGRGRDITGMTVTSVTSLSVDPPTLLVSINRDASSFPLIKRHGAFGVNILNADQLDIAERFAGKGGLKGADRFAGSDWVTAVSGVPLLAGALAALDCEVEEIVERHSHGIVIGRVRDIRSSTRSAALAYWHGQYVALDQDEDAAGLAEVSVPARGRRVI, encoded by the coding sequence ATGAACGTGATTGCCCGCCATATCATGACCGACACGACCATCCCCTCCGCCGATTTCCGCGGCGCTATGCGCCATCTCACCGGCGGCGTCAGCGTCATCACCGCCGGCCGCGGCAGGGACATCACCGGCATGACGGTGACTTCGGTGACGTCGCTGTCGGTCGATCCGCCGACGCTGCTCGTCAGCATCAACCGCGACGCCTCGTCGTTCCCGCTGATCAAGCGCCACGGCGCTTTCGGCGTGAACATCCTCAACGCCGACCAGCTCGACATCGCCGAGCGCTTTGCCGGCAAGGGCGGGCTGAAGGGTGCCGATCGCTTCGCCGGCAGTGACTGGGTGACGGCCGTCTCCGGCGTCCCGCTGCTGGCCGGCGCGCTGGCCGCGCTCGATTGCGAGGTCGAGGAGATCGTCGAGCGTCACTCGCACGGCATCGTCATCGGACGCGTGCGCGACATCCGGAGCTCGACCCGCAGCGCGGCGCTCGCCTATTGGCACGGACAGTACGTCGCGCTCGACCAGGATGAGGACGCCGCCGGGCTCGCCGAGGTCAGTGTTCCCGCGCGGGGCCGGCGCGTCATTTGA
- a CDS encoding ATP-binding cassette domain-containing protein: MQTALLLPETERNQRTRNTPQARRARQERPALGLPLTIRNLRKSFGDNEVLRGIDLHIPAGQFVAIVGKSGCGKSTLLRLIAGLDKIDAGAISFGEAARPEDIRVMFQEPRLLPWARVLSNVEVGLGRDRASLDAHPRAEHALTEVGLADKRDQWPSVLSGGQKQRVALARALVSQPRVLAFDEPLGALDALTRISMQRLLERVWRDQGFTAILVTHDVAEAVALADRVLVIEEGRIAHDVTVNAPRPRERGSVELAGLEGSILRHLLSADDRT, encoded by the coding sequence ATGCAGACAGCTCTTCTCCTGCCCGAGACCGAACGCAACCAGCGCACCCGCAATACGCCGCAGGCCCGGCGCGCGCGGCAGGAGCGGCCGGCGCTTGGCTTGCCGCTCACGATCCGGAACTTGCGTAAATCCTTCGGCGACAACGAGGTGCTGCGCGGCATCGACCTGCATATCCCCGCTGGCCAGTTCGTTGCGATCGTCGGCAAAAGCGGTTGCGGCAAGAGCACGCTGCTGCGGCTGATCGCCGGCCTCGACAAGATCGATGCCGGCGCCATCAGCTTTGGTGAGGCGGCGCGGCCCGAGGATATCAGGGTGATGTTCCAGGAGCCTCGGCTGCTGCCCTGGGCCCGCGTGTTGTCGAATGTCGAGGTAGGCCTCGGGCGCGACCGCGCCTCGCTTGATGCGCATCCGCGCGCCGAGCATGCGCTGACCGAGGTCGGGCTCGCCGACAAGCGCGACCAGTGGCCCTCGGTGCTGTCCGGCGGCCAGAAGCAGCGCGTGGCGCTGGCGCGCGCGCTCGTCAGCCAGCCCCGCGTGCTGGCCTTCGACGAGCCGCTCGGCGCGCTTGATGCCCTGACTCGCATCTCGATGCAGCGGCTCCTGGAGCGCGTCTGGCGCGACCAGGGTTTTACGGCGATCCTGGTGACGCACGACGTCGCGGAAGCCGTTGCGCTCGCCGATCGCGTGCTCGTGATCGAGGAGGGCCGTATCGCGCATGACGTCACGGTCAATGCGCCGCGGCCGCGCGAGCGCGGCTCGGTGGAGCTTGCGGGCCTCGAAGGCTCCATCCTGCGCCATCTTCTCTCGGCGGATGATCGTACCTAG
- a CDS encoding ABC transporter permease subunit: protein MSLIDSIPLPRSVRLPRVDGLIQWIVPLAIIVVWQIACITGLVPTRVLPAPSDVALAGWKLLLSGELVRNIWVSFWRASIGFLIGGSIGFAFGLANGLSQLSAKLTDTTLQMVRNVPHLALIPLVILWFGIDESAKLFLVALGVFFPVYLNTLHGIRTVDPQLIEMGRIYGMSDGELFRRVIFPGALPSIFVGIRFALGIMWLTLIVAETIAASSGLGYMAMQAREFMLIDVVVLSILIYALLGKLADSASRLLERLTLAWHPAFQKR, encoded by the coding sequence ATGAGCCTCATCGACAGCATTCCCCTTCCGCGCAGCGTCCGCCTGCCGCGCGTCGACGGCCTGATCCAGTGGATCGTGCCGCTCGCCATCATCGTCGTCTGGCAGATCGCCTGCATCACCGGTCTCGTGCCGACACGGGTGCTGCCGGCACCGAGCGACGTTGCGCTCGCGGGCTGGAAGCTGTTGCTCTCCGGCGAGCTCGTGCGCAACATCTGGGTCTCTTTCTGGCGCGCCTCGATCGGCTTCCTGATCGGCGGCAGCATCGGCTTCGCATTCGGGCTTGCAAACGGCCTCTCGCAGCTCTCGGCAAAGCTGACCGACACGACGCTTCAGATGGTGCGCAACGTGCCGCATCTGGCGCTGATCCCGCTCGTCATCCTGTGGTTCGGCATCGACGAGAGCGCAAAGCTGTTCCTCGTGGCGCTCGGCGTGTTCTTCCCGGTCTATCTCAACACGCTGCACGGCATTCGCACCGTCGACCCGCAGCTCATCGAGATGGGCCGCATCTACGGCATGAGCGACGGCGAATTGTTCCGCCGCGTGATCTTTCCGGGCGCGCTGCCCTCGATCTTCGTCGGCATCCGCTTCGCGCTCGGCATCATGTGGCTGACGCTGATCGTCGCCGAGACCATCGCGGCGTCCTCCGGCCTCGGCTACATGGCGATGCAGGCGCGCGAGTTCATGCTGATCGACGTCGTCGTGCTGTCGATCCTGATCTACGCCCTGCTCGGCAAGCTCGCCGACAGCGCTTCGCGCCTGCTCGAGCGCCTGACGCTCGCCTGGCACCCCGCCTTCCAGAAACGTTGA
- the ssuD gene encoding FMNH2-dependent alkanesulfonate monooxygenase: MSQSLKSNILWFLPTHGDGRYLGTGIGGREVNFNYLRQIAQAADQLGYYGVLLPTGRSCEDSWIVASSVAPFTERLRYLVAVRPGLQSPSVAARMTATLDRVTNGRLLINVVTGGDPVENKGDGIFLAHDERYEVTREFLNIYGDLLAGRTVNVEGKHIRIEDGKLLFHPVQSPRPPLYFGGSSDAGIDVAVDTVDKYLTWGEPPAQVAEKIAKVKAVAAQRGRKLSFGIRLHVIVRETNEEAWQAANELIKHVSDETIALAQKNFARMDSVGQQRMAQLHGGRRDKLEISPNLWAGVGLVRGGAGTALVGDPATVAARIKEYQDLGIDTFILSGYPHLEEAYRFAELVFPLLSLELPSNVTKLHFNGGPFGETVGSDFRPQKQVSQS; encoded by the coding sequence ATGAGCCAATCTCTCAAGAGCAACATCCTCTGGTTCCTGCCGACCCACGGCGACGGCCGCTATCTCGGCACCGGCATCGGCGGCCGCGAGGTCAACTTCAACTATCTGCGCCAGATCGCGCAGGCGGCCGATCAGCTCGGCTATTACGGGGTGCTGCTGCCGACCGGGCGAAGCTGCGAGGATTCCTGGATCGTCGCCTCGAGCGTCGCGCCGTTCACCGAGCGGCTGCGCTATCTCGTGGCTGTCAGGCCCGGCCTGCAATCGCCGAGCGTCGCGGCGCGCATGACCGCCACGCTCGACCGCGTCACCAACGGCCGGCTGCTCATCAACGTCGTCACCGGCGGCGACCCCGTCGAGAACAAGGGCGACGGCATCTTCCTCGCCCATGACGAGCGTTACGAGGTCACCCGCGAGTTCCTCAACATCTATGGCGACCTGCTTGCCGGCAGGACCGTGAATGTCGAGGGCAAGCACATCCGCATCGAGGACGGCAAGCTGCTGTTCCATCCCGTGCAGTCGCCGCGGCCGCCGCTCTATTTCGGCGGCTCGTCGGATGCAGGCATCGACGTCGCCGTCGACACCGTCGACAAATATCTCACCTGGGGCGAGCCGCCGGCGCAGGTCGCCGAGAAGATCGCCAAGGTGAAGGCGGTCGCGGCCCAGCGTGGGCGCAAGCTGTCTTTCGGTATCCGCCTGCATGTCATCGTCCGCGAGACCAATGAAGAGGCCTGGCAGGCCGCTAACGAGCTGATCAAGCACGTCAGCGATGAGACCATCGCGCTCGCGCAGAAGAACTTTGCCCGCATGGATTCCGTTGGCCAGCAGCGCATGGCACAGCTGCATGGCGGCAGGCGCGACAAGCTCGAGATCAGCCCGAACCTCTGGGCCGGTGTCGGCCTGGTTCGCGGCGGAGCGGGCACCGCGCTGGTCGGCGATCCTGCGACGGTCGCCGCGCGCATCAAGGAATATCAGGACCTCGGCATCGATACGTTCATCCTGTCCGGCTATCCGCATCTCGAGGAAGCCTATCGCTTCGCCGAGCTGGTATTCCCGCTGCTCTCGCTCGAGCTGCCGAGCAACGTCACGAAGCTTCACTTCAACGGCGGTCCGTTCGGCGAGACCGTCGGCAGCGATTTCCGTCCGCAGAAGCAGGTGTCGCAGTCATGA
- a CDS encoding cytochrome P450 codes for MSTAPRIDIDPASFWSDPYPMLAKMRREAPIAFVPQLGSTLLVSRDDISISEKQIDVFSSHQPEGLMNRLMGHNMMRKDGEAHQVERRAVFPAVSPRTVKAHWTAQFQAHADRIIDDIEPGARIDFMRDFALPFSGECLKSITGLTNIGFAEMDAWSQGMIDGIANYAGDPAVEARCHAATAGIDAAIDDMLPVMQKNPDQSLLSVMLASGMPMQSMRANVKLAISGGQNEPRKAIAGTVWALLTHPDQFQLVRRGEVSWLQAFEEYARWISPIGMSPRRIAKPWTIRDVSFEVNERVFLMFGSANRDEKHFERAEEFDLRRDVSKSVAFGAGPHFCAGAWASRAMIADVALPTVFAKAKNLQIADDEPVRIGGWAFRGLLNLPVRWRH; via the coding sequence TTGAGCACCGCGCCGCGCATCGATATCGACCCGGCTTCGTTCTGGAGCGACCCCTATCCGATGCTTGCGAAGATGCGACGGGAGGCGCCGATCGCCTTCGTGCCGCAGCTCGGCTCGACGCTGCTCGTGAGCCGCGACGACATCTCGATCTCCGAGAAGCAGATCGACGTGTTCTCCTCGCACCAGCCCGAAGGGCTCATGAACAGGCTGATGGGCCACAACATGATGCGCAAGGACGGCGAGGCGCATCAGGTCGAGCGCCGCGCGGTGTTTCCCGCGGTCTCGCCCAGGACGGTGAAGGCGCACTGGACCGCGCAGTTCCAGGCCCATGCCGACCGCATCATCGATGACATCGAGCCGGGCGCGCGGATCGATTTCATGCGCGACTTCGCGCTGCCGTTTTCGGGCGAATGCCTGAAGTCGATCACGGGCCTCACCAATATTGGCTTTGCGGAGATGGATGCCTGGTCGCAAGGAATGATCGACGGCATCGCGAACTATGCCGGCGATCCCGCCGTGGAAGCGCGCTGCCATGCGGCGACCGCCGGCATCGATGCGGCGATCGACGACATGCTGCCGGTCATGCAGAAAAATCCGGACCAGAGTTTGTTAAGTGTGATGCTGGCGTCGGGCATGCCGATGCAGAGCATGCGCGCCAACGTCAAGCTCGCGATCTCCGGCGGTCAGAACGAGCCACGCAAGGCCATCGCCGGCACCGTCTGGGCGCTCCTGACCCATCCTGACCAGTTCCAGCTCGTCCGGCGCGGCGAGGTGTCCTGGCTCCAGGCGTTCGAGGAATATGCCCGCTGGATTTCGCCGATCGGCATGTCGCCACGCCGAATTGCAAAGCCGTGGACCATCCGCGACGTCTCGTTCGAGGTCAATGAGCGCGTGTTCCTGATGTTCGGCTCGGCCAATCGCGACGAGAAGCATTTTGAGCGTGCCGAGGAATTCGATCTGCGGCGCGACGTGTCGAAGAGCGTCGCCTTTGGTGCCGGCCCGCATTTCTGCGCCGGCGCCTGGGCTTCGCGCGCCATGATCGCCGACGTTGCCTTGCCGACCGTGTTCGCGAAGGCGAAGAATTTGCAGATCGCCGACGACGAGCCGGTGCGGATCGGCGGCTGGGCGTTTCGCGGTCTCTTGAACCTTCCGGTGAGGTGGAGGCACTAG
- a CDS encoding L,D-transpeptidase, which translates to MSKRAKRGKAETLALPMAARVAIGAVAVAALGYSLLSRPASVQPVRKSSAPQAQASSTPVYVATPVHASAPAPAPAPIPPPAPLVEPPKAADGPGALVRQVVDYASRQAPGTVIIDTKNTFLYFVLNDAHAMRYGIGVGREGFAWSGEQTVARKAEWPDWHPPAEMVSRQPYLPRFMAGGPGNPLGARAMYLGETEYRIHGTNNPDTIGKRVSSGCIRLTNEDVVDLYERVKVGAKVIVLPATAARRPSQGTPADAAFRLPDPASPSKRPLAANAQMPSSGPKIAEVQ; encoded by the coding sequence ATGAGTAAGCGGGCCAAACGTGGAAAGGCAGAGACGCTCGCACTACCAATGGCCGCGAGAGTTGCAATTGGCGCCGTGGCCGTCGCTGCATTGGGGTATAGTTTGCTGTCCCGCCCGGCGAGCGTGCAACCGGTACGGAAGTCGTCTGCACCACAAGCCCAGGCATCGTCAACGCCGGTTTACGTGGCAACTCCGGTTCATGCATCTGCGCCGGCTCCAGCTCCCGCTCCGATTCCGCCCCCGGCGCCTCTGGTCGAACCGCCAAAAGCCGCTGACGGTCCCGGAGCACTTGTTCGGCAAGTGGTTGACTACGCCAGCCGCCAGGCGCCGGGCACGGTGATCATCGATACCAAGAACACATTCCTTTATTTCGTTCTGAACGACGCGCACGCGATGCGCTACGGCATCGGTGTCGGCCGCGAGGGATTCGCATGGTCCGGTGAGCAGACTGTGGCTCGTAAAGCAGAATGGCCGGATTGGCATCCGCCTGCGGAGATGGTCTCGCGTCAGCCTTATCTGCCTCGGTTCATGGCAGGTGGCCCCGGCAACCCGCTCGGCGCTCGGGCGATGTATCTGGGTGAGACCGAATATAGAATTCACGGCACCAACAACCCCGATACGATCGGGAAGCGGGTTTCGTCCGGTTGTATCCGGCTGACCAATGAGGACGTCGTGGACCTCTATGAGCGGGTGAAAGTCGGAGCGAAAGTGATCGTGCTTCCGGCAACCGCTGCCCGTCGTCCATCCCAGGGAACGCCGGCCGACGCCGCTTTCCGATTGCCGGACCCGGCATCGCCGTCGAAGCGGCCCTTGGCGGCCAACGCGCAGATGCCGTCATCTGGACCGAAGATCGCCGAGGTTCAGTAA
- a CDS encoding helix-turn-helix transcriptional regulator yields MRPHGMASTSAAGDITPAVLAIGRPDFASVLIDTLRRQAGVGHCMVFSLSRAGAAHCLLDVGNIPTGGDLGAAYAGQFHESDPNRDALFEGEGGAPIMLPFFAPRMYGARYRKIFFLDSGIVDKCATAIWTGDTCFYVNFYRITSQGRFDDAERARLQTIAPAIGASVARHFQQAATPDQSLAALFATRAPLSALTPREQEVCRRILSGLSSEAISQALGISLHSTLTYRKRADERLGISSQSELFAIVLGLLLETMGDGRAYCRLMACQEVRR; encoded by the coding sequence ATGCGGCCCCACGGTATGGCCTCGACTTCAGCGGCCGGCGACATCACCCCGGCGGTGCTCGCCATCGGCCGGCCCGACTTCGCGTCTGTCCTCATCGATACCCTGCGCCGGCAGGCCGGCGTCGGCCATTGCATGGTGTTTTCGCTGAGCCGGGCCGGTGCCGCACACTGCCTGCTCGACGTCGGCAACATCCCGACCGGCGGTGACCTTGGCGCGGCCTATGCTGGCCAGTTCCACGAATCCGATCCCAATCGCGATGCGCTGTTCGAAGGCGAGGGCGGTGCCCCGATCATGCTCCCGTTCTTCGCGCCGCGCATGTACGGCGCGCGCTACCGGAAAATCTTCTTCCTCGATTCCGGCATCGTCGACAAATGCGCCACCGCGATCTGGACCGGCGACACCTGCTTCTATGTCAATTTCTACCGCATCACGTCGCAGGGCCGCTTCGACGATGCCGAGCGTGCGCGGCTTCAAACAATCGCGCCTGCGATCGGCGCGAGCGTCGCCCGACACTTCCAGCAGGCCGCAACGCCCGACCAGAGCCTCGCCGCATTATTCGCCACACGCGCGCCGCTCTCCGCGCTGACGCCGCGTGAGCAGGAGGTTTGCCGCCGCATCCTCTCCGGCCTCAGCTCCGAGGCGATCTCGCAAGCCCTCGGCATCAGCCTGCATTCGACCCTGACCTACCGCAAGCGCGCCGATGAGCGGCTCGGAATTTCCTCGCAGAGCGAGCTGTTTGCGATCGTGCTGGGCTTGCTCTTGGAAACCATGGGTGACGGACGGGCTTATTGTCGGCTCATGGCCTGTCAAGAAGTTCGGCGTTAA